From the genome of Bactrocera oleae isolate idBacOlea1 chromosome 2, idBacOlea1, whole genome shotgun sequence, one region includes:
- the Sgs5bis gene encoding LOW QUALITY PROTEIN: uncharacterized protein Sgs5bis (The sequence of the model RefSeq protein was modified relative to this genomic sequence to represent the inferred CDS: deleted 1 base in 1 codon), with product MFTNRNIFVFFLILNELALTANSQQLRKKAATERPVCSERCNMAFRCDPYYSGPPVWTIMDGVCKLFKTDCLFASTNCHRQNNCLSKLTTTSQQICQIKCREACVQVPIKPVCGVFPYVTVYGDRNDGMITFKNQCELEKWSCWNSKAYISVSKGTWF from the exons atgtttaccaatcgaaatatttttgtgttttttcttatACTAAATGAACTTGCGCTAACGGCAAATTCGCAACAGTTGCGAAAAAAA GCCGCCACCGAAAGGCCCGTATGCTCGGAGCGATGTAATATGGCTTTCCGATGTGATCCTTACTATAGCGGCCCACCGGTGTGGACGATAATGGACGGTGTCTGCAAACTTTTCAAGACAGACTGTCTATTTGCCAGCACCAATTGCCATCGGCAGAATAACTGCTTATCAA AATTAACAACAACTTCACAACAAATCTGTCAGATAAAGTGCAGGGAAGCGTGTGTGCAAGTGCCTATAAAACCGGTGTGTGGTGTTTTCCCCTATGTGACAGTATATGGGGACCGAAATGACGGTATGATCACCTTCAAAAATCAGTGTGAACTGGAAAAATGGTCATGCTGGAATTCGAAAG cATACATCTCAGTGAGCAAAGGAACCTGGttttga
- the LOC106623698 gene encoding dnaJ homolog dnj-5 — protein sequence MSTHDGSYNEEAYCSVATNVGVEVTSQLLAQRMNQAVAPPQTLLMGPPYISPPSQSQQQQHQLQHYNEYYYNLYSSQPGQPETYSVLPVGHGNFLKVYHCQENAANAALTNEANALYHGKLPQRAAHSQYQQQSQPSQYQLPQPAFHIHQPQAQPPTPQYFNSYELFSSNTLMPTPDNQPTLNQTDFKAGTFQVTQHTPIFMVNNHEEPICQQGVNTASTNMIINNLVHNWSPKVTGAPIQQLPMQSQNVLNSETCSTAIEPEITSVASDQIMSNDSDVVEASIQFSISSTAIQPQSTPVSTVVPEPPTDTLDNENLYNSKEALTPTSTKSVSMSPTNLNATEVKKRIVAEVKPMRMSYSDVLSKVNTQKSDTIQLHHNYRQTQAGKSGKPMTFERKGGDMKISMDNVGLTRRQISFEDEAGGRSIKKSPTHENKENVQQFQNGNVSKNTKRVNQSSITVSANSISNNISSNNNNQSKVGQKGNQRINISETSTTPNGFNKSSNNINNKKRPNHRRNEMEINKMEINSNKNLKSNSFNGDKDFNVYYNVTANNNEGGDRASRSNNNGFVTGSNNSNSSTANVRKSNKSSFYNNSNTSPFTANQSRTRYGNANSNSSYSYSSKRSRNTNSLHSNASAVSTNRNYELAKKFLCAWLEYTIKILTWLFYLIYDIVVLGCSVAYDRLLHAGECGFLYAQQLRKDFKQNSNKPSIWLKSYWRRFDARFQKNSQWAFWRSFCQKKPPEMTTESMKSGRLPQTGEEAMYSLLNCKGKDAYSILGVPPDCSQEQIRKHYKKIAVLVHPDKNKQAGAEEAFKVLQRAFELIGEPEKRLAYDQSLAEALHAEKAWTELHDLLSQLQTKITEAANTIRCSTCGLRHPRRITDRPHYAARECASCKIRHSAREGDIWAETSLLGLRWRYLALMEGKVYDITEWANCQKGALSHLEPNSHMVQYRIVRGAQQQQPNTNSPNHQNPQQPYSQQPGTHNDRNGSGKFKRNIPTSEASLHEFLDNLYGGQHPNSASAYSNASRRRTRRN from the exons ATGTCTACACACGACGGATCCTATAACGAGGAGGCATACTGTTCTGTGGCAACTAATGTTGGTGTGGAGGTGACGTCGCAATTGTTAGCACAACGTATGAACCAAGCAGTAGCTCCACCACAAACACTTTTAATGGGACCCCCATATATATCACCTCCCTCACAAtcgcagcaacagcagcatcaATTACAACACTATaatgaatattattataatttgtattctTCACAACCTGGGCAACCGGAAACTTATTCAGTGCTTCCAGTTGGTCATGGAAACTTCTTAAAAGTGTATCACTGCCAAGAAAATGCAGCTAATGCAGCGTTAACCAACGAAGCCAATGCTTTATATCACGGAAAGTTGCCACAGCGTGCTGCGCATTCGCAATATCAACAGCAGTCTCAGCCTTCGCAATATCAACTGCCTCAACCAGCGTTCCATATACATCAACCGCAAGCGCAGCCCCCAACTCCCCAATACTTTAATAGCTATGAGCTTTTTTCAAGCAATACCTTAATGCCTACACCAGACAACCAGCCCACTCTGAATCAAACCGATTTTAAAGCTGGAACATTTCAAGTTACGCAACACACACCAATTTTTATGGTGAATAATCACGAGGAACCAATTTGTCAGCAAGGTGTTAATACGGCATCTACGAATATGATAATTAACAACCTTGTACATAATTGGTCACCGAAAGTAACTGGTGCACCCATTCAACAACTTCCAATGCAATCACAAAATGTATTGAATTCAGAGACATGTAGCACTGCCATAGAACCAGAAATAACAAGTGTTGCGAGTGATCAAATTATGTCCAACGATTCTGATGTAGTTGAAGCGTcaatacaattttcaatttcttcaACCGCTATTCAACCGCAATCAACGCCAGTATCGACAGTTGTTCCAGAGCCGCCGACAGACACTTTGGATAATGAAAACCTATACAATTCCAAAGAAGCTCTCACACCGACATCAACTAAATCCGTTTCAATGTCACCAACTAACCTAAATGCTACTGAGGTGAAGAAGCGAATTGTTGCCGAAGTAAAACCGATGCGAATGTCCTATTCAGATGTTCTAAGCAAAGTAAATACCCAGAAATCTGATACAATACAGTTACACCACAATTATAGGCAAACACAAGCCGGGAAAAGCGGAAAACCGATGACTTTCGAACGGAAAGGTGGAGATATGAAGATCAGTATGGATAACGTGGGGTTAACTCGAAGGCAAATAAGTTTTGAAGATGAAGCAGGAGGGCGCTCAATTAAAAAATCTCCTACGcatgaaaacaaagaaaatgtACAGCAATTTCAAAATGGTAATGTATCTAAAAACACTAAGCGGGTAAATCAAAGCAGCATTACTGTAAGCGCCAATTCGATATCGAACAATATCagtagcaataataataatcaaagcaAGGTTGGACAAAAGGGGAACCAGAGGATAAACATCTCAGAAACAAGCACAACTCCTAATGGTTTTaataaaagcagcaacaacataaataacaaaaagcGCCCAAATCATCGACGCAACGAAATGGAAATCAATAAAATGGAGATAAATAGTAATAAGAATCTAAAATCGAATTCCTTTAATGGTGACAAAGACTTCAATGTTTATTACAATGTTACGGCAAACAACAATGAAGGTGGAGATCGTGCTTCTAGGTCAAATAATAATGGTTTCGTTACCGGATCAAATAACTCTAATTCATCTACTGCGAATGTAAGGAAATCAAACAAATCTTCATTCTACAACAATTCTAACACATCGCCCTTCACCGCAAATCAATCACGCACACGTTATGGTAATGCTAACTCTAATTCCTCCTATTCATATTCGTCAAAACGCAGCCGAAACACTAACTCCTTGCATAGCAACGCTTCGGCGGTGTCAACGAATAGAAACTATGAATTAGcgaaaaaatttctttgtgCATGGCTGGaatatactataaagatattgacTTGGTTGTTCTATTTGATATATGACATTGTGGTGCTCGGCTGTAGTGTGGCATATGATCGTTTGCTGCATGCCGGCGAATGTGGCTTTTTGTATGCTCAACAGTTACGAAAAGATTTCAAACAGAACTCTAATAAACCGAGTATTTGGCTGAAAAGTTATTGGAGACGATTTGATGCACGATTTCAAAAGAATTCGCAATGGGCCTTCTGGCGAAGTTTCTGTCAAAAGAAACCGCCTGAAATGACAACGGAAAGTATGAAAAGTGGTCGACTGCCACAGACAGGTGAGGAGGCCATGTATTCTCTACTTAATTGTAAAGGAAAAGATGCATATAG CATTCTGGGAGTGCCGCCCGATTGTTCACAGGAACAAATACGTAAGCACTATAAGAAAATTGCTGTTTTAGTACATCcggataaaaataaacaagccgGCGCAGAAGAAGCTTTTAAAGTGCTCCAAAGAGCATTTGAATTAATTGGAGAACCG GAAAAGCGTCTTGCCTATGACCAGAGTCTAGCTGAAGCTTTACACGCTGAAAAAGCTTGGACTGAGCTGCACGATTTATTATcacaattacaaacaaaaataaccgAAGCTGCCAATACGATAAG gTGTAGTACTTGTGGCTTAAGACATCCCCGTCGAATAACGGACCGGCCACATTACGCTGCTAGAGAATGCGCTTCCTGCAAAATTCGACATTCAGCCAGAGAA gGAGATATTTGGGCAGAAACCAGCCTGTTGGGACTACGTTGGAGATACCTAGCTCTCATGGAAGGCAAAGTCTACGATATTACTGAATGGGCGAACTGTCAAAAAGGAGCTCTTTCGCATTTGGAACCCAATTCTCATATGGTGCAATACCGCATTGTACGCGGTGCACAACAGCAGCAACCAAACACTAATTCGCCGAACCACCAAAATCCGCAGCAACCGTATTCTCAACAGCCGGGAACGCATAATGATCGCAATGGCAGTGGAAAATTCAAGCGTAATATTCCAACAAG TGAGGCATCATTACACGAGTTTCTCGATAACTTGTATGGCGGCCAACATCCAAATTCGGCATCGGCTTACTCGAACGCATCACGTCGACGTACACGTCGCAATTGA
- the cwo gene encoding transcription factor cwo — MESYWSETNGHAPHSVKYESEAAVSSFPYCTESSLNFSTSATAYSEDDAEYATGRRNKTSRQDPLSHRIIEKRRRDRMNSCLADLSRLIPPQYQRKGRGRIEKTEIIEMAIRHLKHLQSECIQKDNEYRMGYTDCMKEAAKFLYESHMEEFCYRLVARLQEHCVELMKNDCYKSRSCHIPDNVSASSGSPHQAYHSAPPLCQLRDMLGSSDIEQSNDHNDVKDLSFRNHLNQMQRNAAAAVAVTNNTNSSIVQEHNSSGSQTNAASNSTTASTATSLNNTINTTVHNNGVLVVSGGPTSSSQLRPHQAPVITSTGPALLNHHNESSNHDFESSREPLLHTDTSNMHSPPPRDSLLHHHAHLSHHQHNSDSLLSARMRNFSESSHDIEHNNNYKYKNHIKERFNHELHDEETSSEHCPAPPLLQSEHSHTHSLSEHSKDGTEPEIAPIIAKKRKLAEAAAAALAAGTSVNSNIALDDCEARPPTTTTSLLSTRDEKPFSFADIKTELNSQPGFGGAKSHFSTPTSTTHVSLNLQTSRSFAVPIFALHGQGTYYIPLNIDYSVLVPFLNGADLLEKNYASMPVVHPININVNFMPTSSSSSILAAAAAAAAVVVGKQQLPPVNGTVSSTAVAATANGAVVTKAKLESISNGW; from the exons CAAGATCCCTTATCTCATCGCATCATTGAGAAGCGAAGACGCGATCGCATGAATTCCTGTCTGGCGGACCTTTCACGACTCATTCCACCTCAGTATCAACGCAAGGGTCGTGGTCGCATCGAGAAAACAGAGATCATCGAAATGGCCATCAGACATTTGAAACATTTACAAAGCGAATGCATCCAAAAGGACAACGAGTACCGCATGGGTTATACGGATTGCATGAAAGAGGCCGCCAAGTTTCTCTACGAGAGCCACATGGAGGAGTTTTGTTACCGTTTGGTGGCACGCCTGCAGGAGCACTGCGTGGAGTTGATGAAAA ATGACTGCTATAAATCACGTAGCTGTCATATACCGGACAATGTGAGTGCATCAAGCGGTAGCCCGCATCAAGCATATCACTCGGCTCCGCCACTCTGTCAATTGCGTGACATGCTGGGTAGTTCGGATATTGAGCAGAGCAATGATCATAACGATGTTAAAGATTTGAGTTTCCGCAATCATTTGAATCAAATGCAACGCAATGCTGCTGCCGCTGTTGCGGTTACCAATAACACTAACAGTAGCATAGTACAAGAGCATAATAGTAGCGGTAGTCAGACCAATGCAGCTAGCAATTCAACCACTGCATCGACGGCAACGTCTTTGAATAACACTATTAACACGACTGTCCATAACAACGGTGTGTTGGTAGTAAGTGGAGGTCCGACTAGCAGTTCGCAACTACGTCCACATCAGGCACCCGTAATAACTTCTACTGGTCCGGCCCTATTGAATCACCACAACGAATCCAGTAATCATGATTTTGAATCATCGCGAGAACCGCTATTACATACTGATACGTCTAATATGCATTCACCCCCACCACGCGATTCATTGCTGCATCACCACGCTCACCTGAGTCATCATCAACATAACTCGGATAGTTTGTTGTCAGCGCGCATGCGCAATTTTTCTGAATCATCACACGATATTGAGCACAACAATAACtataagtataaaaatcatataaaagaGCGTTTTAATCACGAGCTGCATGATGAGGAGACATCTAGCGAACATTGTCCAGCACCGCCGCTTCTACAAAGCGAACATTCACATACCCACTCCTTGTCCGAACATTCGAAAGATGGCACCGAGCCCGAAATTGCACCAATTATAGCAAAGAAACGTAAACTGGCAGAAGCAGCAGCTGCAGCGTTGGCGGCAGGCACAAGCGTCAATAGCAATATCGCTTTGGACGACTGTGAGGCACGCCCTCCCACCACCACGACCAGCTTGCTGAGTACGCGCGATGAAAAACCCTTTAGTTTCGCCGACATCAAAACTGAATTGAATTCGCAACCCGGCTTTGGAGGCGCGAAATCACATTTTAGTACCCCCACTAGCACTACTCATGTATCACTGAATTTGCAAACGTCGCGTTCTTTCGCTGTACCGATATTTGCGTTACACGGTCAGGGTACTTACTACATACCACTAAATATTGATTATAGCGTGTTAGTTCCATTTCTTAATGGCGCCGATCTACTAGAAAAGAACTATGCTTCGATGCCGGTAGTGCAtccaataaatattaatgtgaACTTTATGCCTACCTCATCGTCGTCATCGATACTCGCTGCAGCTGCTGCAGCGGCCGCTGTAGTGGTAGGAAAACAACAATTGCCTCCTGTTAACGGTACAGTATCCTCGACGGCAGTGGCTGCGACAGCCAATGGGGCAGTTGTGACTAAAGCTAAATTGGAGAGCATCAGTAACGGTTGGTAA
- the LOC106623696 gene encoding uncharacterized protein yields MYSTVVTCSLVLLATLSAHVVSGYTPAAVPPPRCRPGLIVDCNHQNEDLVWCKDENNECKTILNSCLFDQANCARYRLGRPLLQLISKEECQRLCINDCSNAPQEIICTHRGGKYCTFPSHCEWTKHLCNTGEFWFQEGQLPCGPNPVKCFP; encoded by the exons atgtattcgactgtagTGACTTGTTCGTTAGTACTATTGGCAACGCTATCAGCGCACGTAGTGTCTGGTTATACTCCAGCTGCTGTTCCACCTCCAAGATGTAGACCAGGACTTATTGTTGACTGCAACCATCAAAACGAGGACCTGGTTTGGTGTAAGGATGAAAATAATGAGTGTAAAACGATTTTGAACTCATGTCTTTTCGATCAAGCCAACTGTGCGCGTTATCGCCTCGGACGGCCAC TACTCCAATTAATATCGAAGGAAGAATGTCAAAGATTATGTATCAATGATTGTTCCAATGCACCACAAGAAATAATTTGTACTCATCGTGGTGGAAAATATTGCACATTTCCCAGCCATTGCGAATGGACGAAGCATTTATGCAATACGGGCGAAT TTTGGTTCCAAGAGGGTCAACTTCCCTGTGGTCCAAATCCAGTTAAGTGCTTCCCATAA